The Homo sapiens chromosome 16, GRCh38.p14 Primary Assembly genome includes the window GGCATTGAAGAAGCGGCAGTAGCACGTGGCACATGGGTCACAGCAAGGCACCTGCTGTCCCAGGCAGGACTCATGCAGCCTTACGCAGCGACGTGAGGAGCGGGGCTCGCGGTCCTGCAGGTCTAGTACCTGCAGGGGTGGGGAACCAGCACAGGCCTCTAAAGACAGATCCAGGGATCTTACCTGTCCCAACCTGTGCAGGATGGCAGTGGAGCATGGGAAGGGGTGGTCGGTAGTGTCGTCGCTGGTGAGGGAGTTTGGAGCTGGGGAGAGGAGCTAATACCCAATGCCCCCTCCCAAGGGCCACCACCTTACCCTTTTCCCTGAGCAGTTACCTCTGCCAAGGCCTGAGCCTCCTGCAACAGATCCTCTTCTGCCTGTTCTGCAGTTGTCTTCTTCAGTGGGGCCcgcaggcccaggcctggggcAGAGGATGTGAGGGCAGGAACCCCCATGCACAAAGCACCCACCTCCCAGGGGAGGGtttgggaagggagaaagagggtTTATGCCAGGGGAGACTATTTGTGGCCAGAGGGTATTCAGGCCCCGCCCAGTCCCACCCTTGCTCACACTGAcctgggagctctgggagcaggGCCTGGTCAGGCCTTCTGATGCCCTCCATGGGGGCCAAGCCCATCTGGGCTCCTCGCGTGGCAGGCAGTGCCAGCAGCAGGGCACAGCTCAGCACCGCTGCGGTCAGCATGGCCTGGCTCAGCAGGAAGATGTACCACTTAGTCCCTCCTTATCCTTGGAGTCCCCTCTAGGTGCCCAGATAGAGACCCCACAGAGAGGAGGAGTCCCTGCCCAACCTGAGGactcacctctgcctccgggATTCTTGCCTAGAGAGTTCCCGGCCACCCCGTGCCCTTGGCTTATATGGCAGGGCCTAATGAAGGGCCACACGTGACTGATCCCTGCAGCCAGGCCGTGAAGGACCCTTCCTGGAGGGTGGGGGCACAGTTCAGGCCCTCACTCCCTGAACCTGAGCCTTTTGTTCTACAAGAGGAGTGCCTATCTCCAATTTGGGGTGAGGTTTCCAGGAGCCGATTAAAATTTGGGAGCAAGAGAGGGTGCCCAGGGTCCACAAATTTCCACAGGACAGGGACCTAGGAGCTGAGCAGGGCTAGAACCATTAGCAATAACAAGGCAGGCGGCCCTGAAAGCTTAATTTAATTTGTGGCCCCAGAGATGCTTACTCAACCCCTATGTGGCATGTTGTTTCCTGTGCTTCCAAGAATTCGGGTCAAGGACATTGGAGCGGGTGATGGGCCAATGGCCACTGTTGGGCAGGGGTAGGTGCAGAACCAGAACCTGGGTTTCTttggagggaaaggggaaggaaaagcCCACCTAACCAATCCTAGGCCCTCCTGACTACATTTCTGgtcctcccctccctttctccctccaggTTTCTCCAAGACCGCCCACTCCTGCTCCTGTCCCCAAACCCCTTTCTGCCTAGGGTTCCTGGAAGCCAAGGAAACAGAACGAACTGTTCCCTGGGTGGGCGAGCCACTGCAGAGTACAAAGCTTTCAGGCCGCCTGCCTCATTAGCACTAATGGCTGCTCCCTTCCGCCCTGTGTCGTCAGGACTGTCTATGCCTGGTCTCATCAGCACAAGGCTGGGGTAAGGACTGCCCTTTTGTGGAGATGGCAGGACATACAGGACCCTGCTGCCCCTGCCTTCCCTCACCCCACTGCAGAGCTGTTTATCACACACGTGTCCATCTGGGAAAGGAATGCAGGCTGAATCAGCTTTGAGAGGATCGCAAGGCCCCAGTGCACAAACTGGGTTGGCACAAGGCAGTGGAAAAAAGATGAagggggccaggtatggtggctcacacctgtaattccagcattttgagaggccaaggtgggaggatcacaaggccaggggtttaagaccagcctgggtatcatggtgagaccccgttgctacaaaaaataaaaaaatagctgggtgtagtggtgcatgcctgtagtagaggctgaggtgggaggatggcttgagcacaggGATTCAagagtgcagtgagctatgactgcatcaccacactccaggctgagcgacagagcaagatcctgtctcaaaaagaaaagaagataaagggtggccaggcacggtggctcacgcctgtaatcccagcattttgggaggccaaggtgggcggatcactggaggtcaggagttcaaaccagcttggccaatatggtgaaaccctatctctactaaaaatacaaaagttattcaggcatggtggcacatgcctgtaatcccacctacccgggaggctgaggcaggagaatcacttgtaacacgggaggcagagactgcagtgagcagagatcgcaccactgcactccaacctgggtgacagagtgagactccatcttaaaaaaaaaatgctatttaaaatgaaatgaagcaatCCATACTCCCAACATTTATATATACTGGGACATCCAAGAAATTAAAATCACACCtcattatgtctttttctttgagtcagggtctcactctgtcacccaggctgggcctGGTCAGCACCCATGCTATGGAGAGCTCTTCATGGTCTGGTGTGGACAGAGTGGGAGTGGAAGATCTCCTCCCACACAGGTGCTCAGTGTCTTACCTCACCTACGGGCAGCAGCTGTCTTCACCTGAGTGTGTGCACACAGGTGTATCAGCCCCATGGGCAGTGATGGACGAGGGCTGAGGCACTCACAGGGCAGCCCATGCCCCGGTCAGGTCCAGTGGGGGAGATATCAAGAAAACCCAGCGCCAAaatgcaatgagctgtgatcgcgctactgcactccagcctgggcgacaaagcaagttgccgtctcaaaaaacaaaaacaaaactaaacaaaaaaaaaaaaacggccaggTGTAGTGATTCACAccttcttgagcccaggagtggcaacatagtgagactctgtctctaccaaaaaaaaaaaatttaattagctgaatgtggtgatgcacacctgtagtcccagctactcaggagacagggaggaggaTAGCTTcggcccaggagattgaggctgcagtgagccatggtggtggtggctcacgcctataatcccagcactttgggaggctgaggcaggcagatcacttgagcctaggaattcgaggccagcctgggcaacatggcgaaacccagtccccattaaaaaaaaaaaaaaaaaaggccaggtgcggtggctcacgcctgtaatcccagcactttgggaggccgaggtgggcagatcacaaggtcaggagatggagactatcctgcctagcacagcaaaaccccatctctactaaaaatacaaaaaaaaaaaaaatttagccgggcgtcatagcgggcacctgtaatcacagctacttgggaggctgaggcaggagaatggtgtgaacccaggaggcagagcttgcggtgagccgagatcgcgccactgcactccagcctgggtgactgagcgagactctctcaaaaaaaaaaaaaaaagtttcacagccggatgcagtggctcacgcctgtaatcccagcattttgggaggccaaggtgggcagatcatgaggtcaggagttcaagaccagcctggccaacatggtgaagccccatctctactaaaaatacaaaaattagctgggcatggtggcacgcacctatgatcctagatacttgggaggctgaggcaggagatttacttgaactgggacccaggaggcggaggttgcagttagctgagatcgtgccactgcactccagcctggtaacactccagcctggtaacagagtgagactccatctcaaaaaaaaaaaagtttcactatGTGGGTAATTTTACGGTAAGGAACCAGCCTGATATTCCCAGGACAATGCTTGTTGGCAAAAGGACCTTCAGAAATATGTGGCATGTTCTGGGAGGAGGATTTGGGAAACCCTGGGGGAGGCAGAGCCTCCTAAGTGAGGGTGTGGGCCCGGAACACAGGGACTCTGTgcagggaggagaaaggggagagtGTGCATGCTCGTTCCAGAGACCACATGAGGACAGAGAGGGGTGCTCAAaccctctcccttctcttctttttcctcctgcaGTGTACTCCCCTTCAAGGGCCCTGTTCCCACCTTGTCCAGGGGAGAGGGTGGGGGGTGCAGGGAAAAACTGCAAGCACCCGTGGCTCTGTCAATCAGGGTTGATTTTGAAACCCCTACCCAGCCCattgcccctgccccagagagCACAGCCATGTGTTTCCTGTGAATCATCTGTAGGATTTCCTAAGGCAGAGGTTGCCTGGAGAGGCACGGTCTCCTCAGTCATTCAGGGAGAGGAGAAGATGGATGGGGGTTCTCTCGGGCTGGTGTATTGAGCCCTGAGCTAGAGAGGATCTGTGattgttaattttgtgtgtcaacttgactgggccaggaatgcccagatatctggttaaatattatttctaggtgtgcctgtgagggtgtttccagaatcATCCAATCCTTTGAGGgttggaataaaacaaaaagatagagaaagttggtgccgtggctcatgcctgtaatcccaccactttgggaagccgaggtgggagactgtcttgagcccaggagtttgagaccagcctgggtaacatacagagacccaatctctacaaaaaaatttaaaaatagccagacacagtggtgcaCATCAGTGGTCCCAgtgactccagaggctgaggtggggaggatcgcttgatcccaggaggttaaagctgtagtgagccatgatcacactactgcattccagcttaTGCacatgagaccttgtcttaaaaaaataaaaaattttaaaaaagaaagaaaactggaaacaatccaaatatccatcaacagcaAAATGGATAA containing:
- the AGRP gene encoding agouti-related protein precursor; this translates as MLTAAVLSCALLLALPATRGAQMGLAPMEGIRRPDQALLPELPGLGLRAPLKKTTAEQAEEDLLQEAQALAEVLDLQDREPRSSRRCVRLHESCLGQQVPCCDPCATCYCRFFNAFCYCRKLGTAMNPCSRT